One window of Streptomyces sp. NBC_00273 genomic DNA carries:
- a CDS encoding GMC family oxidoreductase → MNDAPHYDVIVIGTGAGGGTLAHRLAPSGKRVLILERGGFLPRERDNWDSTAVFVKGKYRAPEFWFDRHGREFPPEVNYYVGGNTKFYGAALFRLRPEDFGELRHHDGISPAWPIRYEDLEPHYTQAEHLYRVHGRHGEDPFEGPASAQYAHPPVEHEPRIQQLSDDLEKQGLHPFHLPIGVDLDQDAAGRATPSSVCIRCNRVDGFPCLVRGKSDAQVICVEPALQHPGVELVTHAHVLRLETDPTGRTVSAVVARLAGGEEARFSADLVVVACGAVNSAALLLASANDRHPRGLANGSDVVGRFYMRHNNLALMAVSREPNDTQFQKTLALHDWYLGADDWDYPLGGIQMLGKSDAEQIHGEAPRWAGAVTPNMPFEVMAHHAVDFWLCGEDLPLPDNRVTLDGDGRIHLALDESHNTAGLKRLRHKLQSMLGRLGMHEHHLLDHSLYLHKGMPIGATAHQAGTVRFGTDPASSALDLNCKAHELDNLYVVDTSFFPSIGAVNPSLTAIANALRVGDHLLERMG, encoded by the coding sequence TTGAACGACGCTCCGCACTACGACGTCATCGTCATCGGAACGGGCGCGGGCGGCGGCACGCTCGCCCACCGGCTCGCCCCGTCCGGCAAGCGGGTGCTGATCCTCGAACGCGGCGGCTTCCTCCCCCGCGAACGCGACAACTGGGACTCCACGGCGGTGTTCGTCAAGGGGAAGTACCGCGCGCCCGAGTTCTGGTTCGACCGACACGGCCGCGAGTTCCCTCCCGAGGTCAACTACTACGTCGGCGGCAACACCAAGTTCTACGGCGCGGCGCTGTTCCGGCTGCGCCCCGAGGACTTCGGGGAGCTGCGCCACCACGACGGGATCTCGCCCGCCTGGCCGATCCGTTACGAGGACCTGGAGCCGCACTACACCCAGGCGGAGCACCTCTACCGGGTGCACGGCCGGCACGGCGAGGACCCCTTCGAGGGGCCGGCGAGCGCCCAGTACGCCCACCCGCCGGTGGAACACGAGCCGCGGATCCAGCAGTTGAGCGACGACCTGGAGAAGCAGGGCCTGCACCCCTTCCACCTGCCCATCGGGGTCGACCTGGACCAGGACGCGGCAGGCCGGGCGACCCCGTCCAGCGTCTGCATCCGCTGCAACCGGGTCGACGGCTTCCCGTGCCTGGTGCGCGGCAAGTCCGACGCCCAGGTGATCTGCGTGGAGCCCGCGCTGCAGCACCCCGGCGTCGAGCTCGTCACCCACGCCCACGTGCTGCGGCTGGAGACGGATCCGACGGGACGCACGGTCAGCGCGGTCGTCGCCCGCCTCGCCGGCGGCGAGGAGGCCCGGTTCTCCGCCGACCTCGTGGTCGTGGCCTGCGGCGCGGTCAACTCGGCCGCGCTGCTGCTCGCTTCGGCGAACGACCGGCATCCGCGGGGCCTCGCGAACGGCTCGGACGTGGTCGGGCGGTTCTACATGCGCCACAACAACCTGGCCCTGATGGCCGTCTCCCGGGAGCCGAACGACACGCAGTTCCAAAAGACCCTCGCCCTGCACGACTGGTACCTGGGCGCCGACGACTGGGACTACCCCCTCGGCGGGATCCAGATGCTCGGCAAGTCGGACGCCGAACAGATCCACGGCGAGGCCCCGCGCTGGGCCGGCGCGGTGACCCCGAACATGCCGTTCGAGGTCATGGCCCACCACGCGGTGGACTTCTGGCTGTGCGGGGAGGACCTGCCGCTGCCCGACAACCGCGTCACGCTGGACGGCGACGGCCGCATCCACCTCGCGCTCGACGAGTCCCACAACACGGCCGGGCTGAAGCGGCTGCGGCACAAGCTCCAGAGCATGCTGGGCCGCCTCGGCATGCACGAGCACCACCTGTTGGACCACAGCCTGTACCTGCACAAGGGCATGCCGATCGGGGCCACCGCACACCAGGCGGGCACCGTGCGGTTCGGCACCGACCCGGCGTCGTCGGCCCTGGACCTGAACTGCAAGGCGCACGAACTGGACAACCTGTACGTGGTCGACACGAGCTTCTTCCCGAGCATCGGCGCGGTCAACCCGTCCCTGACGGCCATTGCGAACGCCCTGCGGGTGGGCGACCACCTCCTCGAACGGATGGGCTGA